The following proteins come from a genomic window of Corallococcus sp. NCRR:
- a CDS encoding NUDIX hydrolase has protein sequence MRPSSSNVTDIEIIEDFSATARCDEGFLRVRRLRCRNRRADGSSSPVYRVDVVDRPRLDAVSVLIYRRAPDGNVEVLTRMNLRPAAYFRREQTASMTVPDTVSHLRVEEIVAGLLEPADKGEEGLRRRAAEEVKEEAGYTVRPEDIQLLGGAFFLAPGILSEKVFPAAVDVTGVTQGEVEGDGSPLEEGIHLQWRPLSAVLDACRRGDIADAKTEVSLTRLLARLS, from the coding sequence ATGCGTCCCAGCAGTTCCAATGTGACTGACATCGAGATCATCGAGGATTTCTCCGCCACGGCGCGTTGTGACGAAGGTTTCCTCCGAGTGCGTCGGCTGCGCTGCCGCAACCGGCGCGCGGATGGCTCGTCGTCTCCGGTGTACCGGGTGGATGTGGTGGACCGGCCCCGGTTGGACGCGGTGTCGGTGCTCATCTACCGCCGCGCGCCGGATGGAAACGTGGAAGTCCTGACCCGGATGAACCTGCGCCCCGCGGCCTACTTCCGCCGCGAGCAGACCGCGTCCATGACCGTGCCTGACACGGTGAGCCATCTGCGCGTGGAGGAAATCGTCGCGGGCCTGCTGGAGCCCGCGGACAAGGGCGAGGAGGGGCTTCGCCGCCGCGCGGCGGAGGAGGTGAAGGAGGAGGCGGGCTACACGGTGCGGCCGGAGGACATCCAGCTCCTGGGCGGCGCGTTCTTCCTCGCGCCGGGCATCCTGTCGGAGAAGGTCTTCCCGGCCGCGGTGGACGTCACCGGCGTGACGCAGGGCGAGGTGGAGGGTGACGGCTCTCCCCTGGAGGAGGGCATCCACCTGCAGTGGCGGCCCTTGAGCGCGGTGCTGGACGCGTGCCGGCGCGGGGACATCGCGGACGCGAAGACGGAGGTGTCCCTCACGCGGCTGCTCGCCCGGCTTTCCTGA
- a CDS encoding bifunctional metallophosphatase/5'-nucleotidase codes for MRLTLLHTSDIHSRLVPYDFTPLKTDQDLELIPEAGPFGGATRIASILKRERAKGDRILHLDSGDCFQGAPIFNVNTGEAEFRFLSESRLDAAVVGNHEFDAGALNFVQKARNFANFPLLAANYYWDDPKTTGTNGASMVTNPYTIRTVKGLRVGVIGMANISSLNSIVEGGNSLQVTPLEQNEAARSYVELLRPVTDLIVIVSHLGLTEDQDLIQGYEAYYEYGRAKPFINRAHDAWKVLEWFGPEGNDKSVVRVHIAGVNGMDVVLGGHLHVVLNPPQLVTDPSGRKVVLSHSGAFAKYVGRLELVVKMPNQRGEENGAEVISQDYHAFPVDGLWCNEAMRKYRFDDNIFWDPGEFINAPGVREAMAECGRQEDAQTTDLLIPYLLGMDVKLQLTSIFSYAPLDVQRRNNSNGGDSPLGNIAADSMRKRNRVEAEMALTNSLGIRDNLYAGVVTQEAMFNVFPFENTINIMYLSGVEMQEMFDFVTERSAERGCVSQAQISGARFTMDCAQVQLNDLRIACTPATVSTDCPQDNREGHAPWTCLEDTAGSRCWAHPGINIEINGRPLDTNGTYKVAVNDYIAKGGSGFTVLKRNTTRIETGISLRDSLIGYMQGFCNCDDLLNGRETSSNGTRCGSLVNGQWTVDEKTLNSCKVSKAFEEGLDKTVGSCSCRDLLKVTDDAKEQPAAMARCGLPDTTKQAAVEQCALPQGPYTGRCTCRDLLVGGNPTCGNVTSQLRSFCEKPTAMPIASAIEDGRIGRRVK; via the coding sequence GTGCGGCTTACCCTCCTCCATACCTCTGACATCCACTCGCGGCTCGTCCCGTACGACTTCACGCCGCTGAAGACGGACCAGGACCTGGAGCTCATCCCGGAAGCCGGTCCCTTTGGCGGTGCCACGCGCATCGCGTCCATCCTCAAGCGCGAGCGCGCCAAGGGCGACCGCATCCTGCACCTGGACTCCGGTGACTGCTTCCAGGGCGCCCCCATCTTCAACGTGAACACGGGCGAGGCGGAGTTCCGCTTCCTCTCCGAGTCCCGTCTGGACGCCGCCGTGGTGGGCAACCACGAGTTCGACGCGGGCGCCCTCAACTTCGTCCAGAAGGCGCGCAACTTCGCCAACTTCCCGCTGCTGGCCGCCAACTACTACTGGGACGACCCCAAGACGACCGGCACCAACGGCGCCTCCATGGTGACCAACCCCTACACCATCCGGACGGTGAAGGGCCTGCGGGTGGGCGTCATCGGCATGGCGAACATCTCCTCGCTCAACTCCATCGTGGAGGGCGGCAACAGCCTGCAGGTGACGCCGCTGGAGCAGAACGAGGCCGCGCGCTCCTACGTGGAGCTGCTGCGCCCGGTGACGGACCTGATTGTCATCGTCAGCCACCTGGGCCTCACCGAGGACCAGGATCTCATCCAGGGTTATGAGGCCTATTACGAGTACGGCCGCGCGAAGCCCTTCATCAACCGCGCGCACGACGCGTGGAAGGTGCTGGAGTGGTTCGGGCCGGAAGGCAACGACAAGTCGGTGGTGCGCGTGCACATCGCGGGCGTCAACGGCATGGACGTGGTGCTGGGCGGCCACCTGCACGTGGTGCTCAACCCGCCGCAGCTGGTGACGGACCCCTCCGGCCGCAAGGTCGTGCTGTCGCACTCGGGCGCGTTCGCCAAGTACGTGGGCCGCCTGGAGCTGGTCGTGAAGATGCCCAACCAGCGGGGCGAGGAGAACGGCGCCGAGGTCATCAGCCAAGACTACCACGCGTTCCCGGTGGACGGCCTCTGGTGCAACGAGGCGATGCGCAAGTACCGCTTCGACGACAACATCTTCTGGGACCCGGGCGAGTTCATCAACGCGCCGGGCGTGCGCGAGGCCATGGCGGAGTGCGGCCGTCAGGAGGACGCGCAGACGACGGACCTGCTCATCCCGTACCTGCTGGGCATGGACGTGAAGCTGCAGCTCACCTCCATCTTCTCCTACGCGCCGCTGGACGTGCAGCGCCGCAACAACTCCAACGGCGGTGACAGCCCGCTGGGCAACATCGCCGCGGACTCCATGCGCAAGCGCAACCGCGTGGAGGCGGAGATGGCGCTCACCAACTCCCTGGGCATCCGCGACAACCTCTACGCGGGCGTGGTGACGCAGGAGGCGATGTTCAACGTGTTCCCGTTCGAGAACACCATCAACATCATGTACCTGTCCGGCGTGGAGATGCAGGAGATGTTCGACTTCGTCACCGAGCGCTCCGCGGAGCGCGGGTGCGTGAGCCAGGCGCAGATCTCCGGCGCCCGCTTCACCATGGACTGCGCCCAGGTGCAGCTCAACGACCTGCGCATCGCGTGCACGCCGGCCACGGTGTCCACGGACTGCCCCCAGGACAACCGCGAGGGCCACGCTCCCTGGACCTGCCTGGAGGACACCGCCGGTTCGCGCTGCTGGGCGCACCCGGGCATCAACATCGAGATCAACGGCCGGCCGCTGGACACCAACGGCACCTACAAGGTCGCGGTGAACGACTACATCGCCAAGGGCGGCTCCGGCTTCACGGTGCTCAAGCGCAACACCACGCGCATCGAGACGGGCATCAGCCTGCGCGACTCGCTCATCGGCTACATGCAGGGCTTCTGCAACTGCGACGACCTGCTCAACGGCCGGGAGACGTCCAGCAACGGCACGCGCTGCGGCTCGCTGGTCAACGGCCAGTGGACGGTGGACGAGAAGACGCTGAACTCCTGCAAGGTGTCCAAGGCCTTCGAGGAAGGGCTCGACAAGACCGTGGGCAGCTGCTCGTGCCGCGACCTGCTCAAGGTGACCGACGACGCCAAGGAGCAGCCGGCGGCCATGGCCCGGTGCGGCCTGCCGGACACGACGAAGCAGGCGGCCGTGGAGCAGTGCGCGCTGCCGCAGGGGCCCTACACCGGCCGCTGCACCTGCCGCGACCTGCTGGTGGGCGGCAACCCCACCTGCGGCAACGTGACGAGCCAGCTGCGTTCCTTCTGTGAGAAGCCCACAGCCATGCCCATCGCGAGCGCCATCGAGGATGGCCGCATCGGGCGGAGGGTGAAGTGA
- a CDS encoding MFS transporter, whose product MSSLPPWLAQLLPIVILLGAIGLVLSRLPKVELGHTDAFRRRRFFNWFPLGLTYAFLYMGRYNVNVATSAMGAQTSNADFATIFFWGTLTYGVAFLLNGPLTDKLGGRFTILLSAGGSAAANIAMGGLVYAVLKNGWAPPGGIVAWLAFLYSVNMYFQSFGAVSIVKVNASWFHVRERGQLGGVFGILISLGLYFAFDWCRFIADAAPVWWVFFVPAGLLLAFLVLDFFVIRDTPSQTGHPDFDTADASSGETGPALSVPQLFGKLLSNRVILIILGVEFCSGFLRNAVMQWFPKYAKAVGESGGFVASNWGMLSCVAGILGGMFAGVISDRIFDSRRGPVSTVLYAGLLLGAVGAVFLLGTVGAGWSVVFMSLCVIGVHGMLSGTATMDFGGKKNAGIVVGIIDGAVYAGTAIHALIYGMILPTGDAMKDPANWKPWPLAMLPLAVVGLVLASRVWNAKPQPRAAPLPVGDVVPGAVPGASSRTGTNG is encoded by the coding sequence ATGTCGTCGCTGCCCCCGTGGCTGGCCCAGCTGCTCCCCATCGTCATCCTGCTCGGGGCCATTGGCCTGGTGCTCTCACGGCTGCCGAAGGTGGAGCTGGGGCACACCGATGCGTTCCGCCGCCGCCGCTTCTTCAACTGGTTCCCGCTGGGCCTGACGTACGCGTTCCTCTACATGGGGCGCTACAACGTCAACGTGGCGACCAGCGCCATGGGCGCGCAGACGTCCAACGCGGACTTCGCCACCATCTTCTTCTGGGGGACGCTGACGTACGGCGTGGCCTTCCTCCTCAACGGCCCGCTGACGGACAAGCTGGGCGGCCGCTTCACCATCCTGCTGTCCGCGGGCGGCAGCGCGGCGGCGAACATCGCCATGGGCGGCCTGGTGTACGCGGTGCTGAAGAACGGCTGGGCCCCGCCGGGCGGCATCGTCGCGTGGCTTGCGTTCCTCTACAGCGTGAACATGTACTTCCAGAGCTTCGGCGCGGTCTCCATCGTCAAGGTGAACGCGTCGTGGTTCCACGTGCGCGAGCGCGGCCAGCTGGGCGGCGTGTTCGGCATCCTCATCTCGCTGGGCCTGTACTTCGCGTTCGACTGGTGCCGCTTCATCGCGGACGCGGCGCCGGTGTGGTGGGTGTTCTTCGTGCCGGCAGGCCTGCTCCTGGCCTTCCTGGTGCTGGACTTCTTCGTCATCCGCGACACGCCGTCGCAGACGGGCCACCCGGACTTCGACACGGCGGATGCGTCCAGCGGGGAGACGGGCCCGGCGCTCTCCGTGCCGCAGCTGTTCGGCAAGCTCTTGAGCAACCGCGTCATCCTCATCATCCTGGGCGTGGAGTTCTGCAGCGGCTTCCTGCGCAACGCGGTGATGCAGTGGTTCCCCAAGTACGCCAAGGCGGTGGGGGAGTCCGGCGGCTTCGTGGCCTCCAACTGGGGCATGCTGTCGTGCGTCGCCGGCATCCTGGGCGGCATGTTCGCGGGCGTCATCAGCGACCGCATCTTCGACTCGCGCCGGGGCCCCGTGTCCACGGTGCTCTACGCGGGCCTGCTGCTGGGCGCTGTCGGCGCGGTGTTCCTGCTGGGCACGGTGGGCGCCGGCTGGTCCGTGGTGTTCATGTCCCTGTGCGTCATCGGCGTGCACGGCATGCTGTCCGGCACGGCCACCATGGACTTCGGCGGCAAGAAGAACGCGGGCATCGTGGTGGGCATCATCGACGGCGCGGTGTACGCGGGCACGGCCATCCACGCGCTCATCTACGGGATGATCCTGCCCACCGGCGACGCCATGAAGGACCCCGCCAACTGGAAGCCGTGGCCCCTGGCCATGCTGCCCCTGGCCGTCGTGGGCCTGGTGCTGGCGTCGCGGGTGTGGAACGCGAAGCCCCAGCCCAGGGCCGCCCCGCTGCCGGTGGGCGACGTCGTCCCGGGCGCCGTGCCGGGCGCGTCCTCCCGTACGGGCACCAACGGTTGA
- a CDS encoding GspE/PulE family protein, with protein sequence MTQAAPPGSSAPSRSATDFTLGFVLEALVAQRLLTPQQAQEVLAREPAARARVLKAQGGPGKDAARYDVSPVEVVAAFQVPAPGGRGVLDEDRVTEAAARAAGLAYRKLDPLKMDMALATRTVSRPYAQKHVLLPLERTEQGRLRVAVANPFDRELFESFHRLTGEPVEPVLSAKTDILRSIADIYGFKNTLAKAADDFGGANAPIANFEQLVSLSGTQELEASDRPVVQAVDYLLRYAFDNRASDIHIEPKRATAVVRLRIDGVLHPVYTLPSQVHPPIVSRVKMLSRIDISEKRRPQDGRIKTERDGREVELRVSTLPTAFGEKVVIRIFDPETLVQDIAQLGFDPDEKGHFESWIDQPHGLILVTGPTGSGKTTTLYSALKAVAGPDVNVTTIEDPIEMVWDTFNQVQVQPKVGLDFAGALRHILRQDPDVIMVGEIRDAETAENAIQAALTGHLVLSTLHTNDALGAVARMKDLGVPAFLLAQSLLGVMAQRLLRRVCVHCAEEAVLTPDELLALEAPLPLLPGGVKLSKGAGCVRCRGTGFSGRTGVFEIVSTNREVRELIAREAPYEHLVQAARRGGMRTLREAAVRKLAQGLTAFDEVVRMTSAF encoded by the coding sequence GTGACCCAGGCGGCTCCCCCCGGAAGCAGCGCCCCCTCGCGCAGCGCCACGGACTTCACCCTGGGCTTCGTGCTGGAGGCGCTGGTCGCCCAGCGCCTGCTGACGCCCCAGCAGGCGCAGGAGGTGTTGGCGCGGGAGCCCGCCGCGCGCGCCCGCGTGCTCAAGGCGCAGGGCGGGCCGGGGAAGGACGCGGCCCGCTATGACGTGTCGCCCGTGGAGGTGGTCGCGGCCTTCCAGGTTCCGGCGCCGGGGGGGCGGGGGGTGCTGGACGAGGACCGCGTCACGGAGGCCGCCGCGCGCGCCGCGGGGCTGGCCTACCGGAAGCTGGATCCGCTGAAGATGGACATGGCGCTGGCCACCCGCACGGTGTCCCGGCCCTACGCGCAGAAGCACGTGCTGCTGCCCCTGGAGCGCACCGAACAGGGGCGGCTGCGCGTGGCGGTGGCCAACCCCTTCGACCGCGAGCTCTTCGAGTCCTTCCACCGGCTCACCGGCGAGCCGGTGGAGCCCGTGCTGTCCGCGAAGACGGACATCCTGCGCTCCATCGCGGACATCTACGGCTTCAAGAACACGCTGGCCAAGGCCGCGGACGACTTCGGCGGCGCCAACGCGCCCATCGCCAACTTCGAGCAGCTGGTGTCGCTCAGCGGCACGCAGGAGCTGGAGGCGTCCGACAGGCCGGTGGTGCAGGCGGTGGACTACCTCCTGCGCTACGCCTTCGACAACCGCGCGTCGGACATCCACATCGAACCCAAGCGCGCCACCGCCGTGGTGCGCCTGCGCATCGACGGCGTGCTGCACCCCGTCTACACGCTGCCCTCGCAGGTGCACCCGCCCATCGTGTCGCGCGTGAAGATGCTGTCGCGCATCGACATCTCCGAGAAGCGCCGCCCCCAGGACGGCCGCATCAAGACGGAGCGCGACGGCCGCGAGGTGGAGCTGCGCGTCTCCACGCTGCCCACCGCCTTCGGCGAGAAGGTGGTCATCCGCATCTTCGACCCGGAGACGCTGGTGCAGGACATCGCCCAGCTGGGCTTCGACCCGGACGAGAAGGGCCACTTCGAGTCATGGATTGACCAGCCCCACGGCCTCATCCTGGTGACGGGCCCCACGGGCAGCGGCAAGACGACGACGCTCTACTCCGCGCTCAAGGCGGTGGCGGGGCCGGACGTCAACGTCACCACGATTGAAGACCCCATCGAAATGGTGTGGGACACCTTCAACCAGGTGCAGGTACAGCCCAAGGTGGGCCTGGATTTCGCGGGGGCGCTGCGCCACATCCTGCGCCAGGACCCGGACGTCATCATGGTGGGCGAGATCCGCGACGCGGAGACGGCGGAGAACGCCATCCAGGCCGCGCTCACCGGCCACCTGGTGCTCTCCACGCTGCACACCAACGACGCGCTGGGCGCGGTGGCGCGCATGAAGGACCTGGGCGTGCCGGCCTTCCTCCTGGCCCAGAGCCTGCTGGGCGTCATGGCCCAGCGCCTGTTGCGCCGCGTCTGCGTGCACTGCGCGGAGGAGGCGGTGCTCACGCCGGACGAGCTGTTGGCCCTGGAAGCCCCCCTGCCGCTGTTGCCCGGCGGCGTGAAGCTGTCCAAGGGGGCGGGGTGCGTGCGCTGCCGCGGCACCGGCTTCTCCGGCCGCACCGGCGTCTTCGAAATCGTCTCCACCAACCGCGAGGTGCGCGAGCTCATCGCCCGCGAGGCGCCCTACGAGCACCTGGTGCAGGCGGCGCGCCGCGGGGGCATGCGCACGCTGCGCGAGGCCGCCGTGCGCAAGCTGGCGCAGGGCCTCACCGCCTTCGACGAGGTGGTGCGGATGACGTCCGCCTTCTGA